The sequence below is a genomic window from Phoenix dactylifera cultivar Barhee BC4 chromosome 8, palm_55x_up_171113_PBpolish2nd_filt_p, whole genome shotgun sequence.
TAAAAATTATTTGTACAAAATTTTGATTAaactaatttttaaaattattattttgatatgatGTATGGCCGGCTATATATGCTTGTACGGTCGTCATGCAACTATTAAGCTTTGGCTCGGTGGCGCTGCTCCACCCGCTCTTTTCGGGGACGGAGCAAGGACGGGAATAGGCAGCACGCGCTTGACCTGAAGTCGAGAAGGCTTGATGAGTTGTGGCCGTTTGTAACAGTGCGCTGGGAGGATGGGGGGCGATGATCCGCGCATAAACCCGACGACGGGGGGCCGCTGAGCCTAGCGGGGCTGGGTTGCTGGGCATGGAGGAGAGGGACGTGCTGAGCGACAAGGAGGAAGGAGTATGACGAGGCTTTGAAGATTAGTGGGTGGGGAGGGGAGGTGGAGTTTTGTTGTGgcctggacgatccattttaaCCCCCATCACCTAGTATATATCAAGATATGCCAAAAATACTAAGACAATGTACAACGAGTATATGTAACAATCATGTTACTTAAGAATGATTTATTCACTTGAATGTATACAACTTTCATTTATACAAAaagtaatatttaaaaatataaataactacAAAAATATCatcattaattattaatctaattcaTATTTATAACCAACCAATGCAATGCCAAGAAATTCATATATGCATATAAAACAAGGTAACATGCAACATACTAACAAcgctttaaaaatatttttaataaatattcgCATAATGTTTGTTATCATTAAAACCAATATTATAAAAACTTAGTCTAACAAATTTGTCATTGCTTGGGACTTGGGAGAGCGTGTTAAATTTTCTAAAGatattctcaatttttttttagaattctagttagactatttagactagttagaatattttattttatttgaataaATAATTAAGCATATGCTGACTTATGTCACTTTGGAACAATTGATTGTAAAAATTATTTGTATAAAacttaattaaattaatttttaaaaactaTTATTTTGATATGATCTATAGTTTTGTATGTTTATATAGTCTCCTATGCAAATATACGGCGTTTATTAAGCACGGGGTTAAGTTTTAGTACGGGCGTCACACCAATATCGCGCACAATACTGCCATGTGGTTGGGTCCTGGGTGGAGTGTTAAAGGGGTCGCACTGCTCCACCCGCTCTTTTTGGGGACAGAGTGAGGACGAGAACGAGCAGCATGCGCTTGACCGAAAGTCGAAGAGGCTTGATGAGTTGCGGCCGTTTGTAATAGCGGGCTGGAAGGATGGGGGCGCCGAGGGTGTTGGTGGGCATGGCGGAGAGGGACATGCTGAGAGACAAGAGGGAAGGAGCACAACTAAGACGACAAAAATTGTGTTTGTCAtttgaaaaggaagaaaacaaaCACCCTCGACttgttaaataaataataatttactaccaaaaaataaataaaaaatttcttataaacataaacattttagaaatatcaaaaaaatttaattattttatttatctgtatgtaaaaatataaattatttttacataattttttcatAGTGGGTCGACCTAGTTTGATTTAAAATgagattaattttaaatttaatttatcttTTGTGATTCTCTTGTTATTATTTGAGATTCTCTTGTATTTCTATGGATTCTCCTTTTAGTATAACCTCTCTTGTACGTTTCTCTCGACAGAAGGATGCCTTGTGATTTTTTCGGTACTCTCTTTAGCAGGCGTAGCTCAGATTTTAGATTAATCATATTAAATAATCTTAGCGCACCATGCTAACTTTatgttcattttattattattttatttagataTTCCTAAGATGGTAAAAAATAAGTCTGCGTCGTTGATTTCCGACAAAAATCCAAGCACACTTAAATATGTTCTACAATTCTAAGGAGTCCAGGCAGGTTCTCATTATGCCCTTACTTAAACCTAGAATTCTCACATTCCCAATATAAGCAGTGTTAGTTGAGGGTGgaactaacaaaaaaaaaagcctaagaaacttttttttttttaatttacagTTTTGGACCTGAGCTCTACTTGATATCAATCTTAGGTCCAAATTTCTAGCTTGAGCCTTTCTCGTCGTATATAATTGAGCTCAAATTATCCTGAGTCAAGTAGGCGAACTTAGCCTGCTTACACCTCTAAATATTGCCACTAGAATATAATCCACATAATATTAGTATAAAACATGATGACACATCGTTTAAATTAACTCCTGATTTAAATTAGGACTTATAATCTAATCCTGTTGTAATCATCCCTTTGCTGTTTAGATATTTTAAATCATGATATATCTACCACATGGCTCAATCAAATTTAGATGGCTTGCATTTTATATTGATAACTCAAAGAGCACCATTCATTGTATCATATCTGCATAGGCAAAAATAGTCTCATAGTTGGAACATAGTATTAAGGACGGCAAAGAAAAGGAATGATCATATTAATCTTTGCATGGGCTGGATTTGAGTAGGAATATTCGAAATTGGATAATAAAAGTTTTGACTGAGATTTAAATAAGTCAAAAACTCCTTTTAATGAAAGATTGAATGACATGGCTTTGATTGAATGAATTCCATATGGTATATAAGATAACATgctatatattttgcatataccGTGTAACGGTGTAAGGCTTAATGCAATCATGATGCTTGCAAGAAATGCAAAGGATATCCATGATTAATAAATTGTACCTCTCCAACTCAGCATTGAAGTGGAGAGGATCCTAATCCAATGTTTTGATCTAACATGCTTGGATCATCAAAGTATATGTTTTATTCAAGTTTGTTGGATTGGATTACATCAGGTCATGAACTACAAGTGTTGTGGGAGTAAAGGGTCTCGGACttagtcctacatcgattaAATAGCGAAAAGGTCTGTACATTAAATGGAGGGCTCAATTACCCTTCCCTTAGAATGCACCTTTTaagggacaaaaccgtgagggatgGCGCCCTCTAGCGAGCCCACTGAGCCCGGAGCCACCGATCCCCAAAGTGGACAATACTTTCTGTGGGGACGCAATCTTCTTTTCCTGTTCCAGTTCGGTGGGGGCTAAGGTTCCTCCCACCTCAACAATGGCGCGCCAGGAAGGGGCCCTTAACCTCGGCACAGaacttcccgctggggggctgatgttgtgggaataaagggtctctgacttagtcccacatcgactgaaTAGCGAAAagatctgtgccttaaatggaggaCTCGATTATCCTTTCCTCAGAAAGTGCCTTTtaaaggacaaaaccgtgaggggtggCACCCTCCAGCGAGCCCACTGGGTCCGGAGTCACCGATCTCCAAAACAGACAATACATTTTGTGGAGATGCAGTATTTTTTTTCCTGTTCCAATTCGGTGAGGGCTAAGGTCTGAGGTCGGAGGACCTCAACAACAAGGATTTTAGAAATAACCAATGTTTCTTAATACTAGCTTTTTATTTCATCTAGGAACCAAGTCAGGAATATGGATTGAAGACGTCTGACCGTATGTTAGGTCCGCTAGCGATCAGGATTGTGCAGGGTGTTTATCGTTGTGACTCCACCGCTAACGCTGGCCAATTGCCAACGCCACGTGCGAGTCATGACCGAGCATGTCAACGAAGATACACCGCATCTGCATGTTTATTGTTCTAGAAGATTTCCCAAGATATCGTATGCCAAAGAGAGCGTCGCTTGCCAACATTGGATATCAAAATATTAATCGCCATGCATCCCCTCGTATCTGGCGACTTTATCGCCCATCTTATTTTTAGACAAGAGGCTGATACTAATCCGCCAAGGGAAGTACCATCCATCTCATCTCTCGCCCTCTTTCGGTCTCCACCGATCGAGATCTTCCAACCCAAGCAATGGATCCTAGCGGGGGCGAAATCGCAGTGGAAATCCTCCCCTTCATCCGAACCTACAAGGACGGCCGCGTCGAACGCCTTCTCCCCACCGACTTCGTACCTCCCTCACTCGATCCCACCAGCGGCCTCACCTCCAAGGACGTCATGATCGATCGCGAGACCAACGTATCCGCCCGCCTCTACCTCCCCGACCTCGCCTCCCTCCACCCTTCTCAGAAGCTCCCCATCCTCGTCTATTTCCACGGCGGCGGCTTCTGCATCGGGAGCCCCTTCTGGACCCAGTACCACAACCATCTTAACTCCCTCGTCACCAGAGCCAATGTGGTCGCCGTGTCGGTCGACTACCGgctggcgccggaaaacccCATCCCGGCGGCCTACGAGGACTCGTGGCGCGCGCTCCAATGGGTGGTGTCCCACTCAGAGGGGGCCGGGCCCGAGCCCTGGCTCGCCGAGCACGGGGACTTTTCGCGCGTGTTCTTGGCCGGCGACAGCGCCGGCGCCAACATCGTCCACAACATTGTGATGGGGGCGAAGGCGAGGATCGAGGGGGTGGTGCTGTTGCACCCGTTCTTCTGGGGATCGGAGCGGATGGGGTGCGAGAAGAACCGAGACGACAAGCCGTTGCTTGACCCGGTGACAACGGACCTTATGTGGTCGCTCGTGTGCCCGGGCGCGGCCGGGAGCGACGACCCGCGGTTGAACCCGATGGCGAAAGGGGCGCCGAGCCTGGCGGGGCTGGGATGCGGGCGGGTGCTGGTGGTCGTGGCGGAGAGGGATCTGTTGAGGGATAGGGGGAGAGCGTATTACGAGGCTTTGAAGGGGAGTGGGTGGGGAGGGATGGTGGAGCTGTTTGAGACGAAAGGCGAGGATCACGTCTTCCATCTGTTCGAGCCTGCGTGTGAGAAGGCTTTGGAGTTGTTCCAGCGTTTGGCTGGTTTCATCAGGGGTGAGTAGCGGAAGGTGCTGATATATGCTTGGATGATGATCAGTTAAAAGAGGTGCCTTCTGCAAGGAATAAAAGCAAATATCCTACGCTTATTTCTAACAAGTAACAACATGATCATCTCTTAATTATCTTTATTgcttattattatattaaatttatttcatataCTTTTTTATCTAAGTAGTTTTTaaccatttatttattaattttgagAGGGAGGGGCTGCTTTTCAATCATCTGGTTTAGATTTTTGAGAGtacaaatccaaaaatagaatataGAAACTTTTATCGTCAAAAAGAGGGTTGTGAcaaccagagagagagagtgagaaatTTTTTTGGATAGGAATAGCTCATACCATGTCAGGCAAAATTACCaccatataaaataataaaagaaagcaaagaagccgAATCTGGACGCCGCCCTTCGATGCTGGGTCAAGAGCCCTTCAAGCCCTCCGATGCCACATGATCTATCCTTATCTCGACGCAAATACCTTCTCCTACCGCTACCACCAACTCCTCGCCAACCCTGCCCTCAAAGCCACCTTTTTCGTCCTCTCCTGCTTCCTGCCACTCTACCTCGCCGAGATTAAGACCGCTCACGTCGACTCCGCCACAGGCCTCTGCCTCACATTCTCTGATCTCCACTGATCCAACCTCGCTGGCGCCCTCCCCCATGCGTCGGCATCCAGAAGAGGAGACTCCATAATCTACCCTGCTATCGTCCTCAGCTTCCTCACCGCAGGCACGGTCATCACCATTGCTAACCACCTTCACATCGCTGCCGAAGTCACCAGGCAAGCCCACGACTTCAGTGCCAAGCTCGCTATCGCCTCCCCAGGGGAGGGCCACAAGACCATCACCACCGACCTCCCCACCATAATCACCACCCGCTCAGTGTGGGACGAGTCTGGCATGGGCTAGCTGCTATTGGTAGAGGAGCTGATGGAGTGCTTCTTTTAACCACATCGCCAAACCttgattttattctttttagaaAATACTACAATATCCCTCACTATGTTctaaaaataactaaaaaattaaaaaaagaagtaaagagataaaaataaaataaactaaaaataaataaaaggttatatcataatatatagtCATAGGTAGATATCCTTGAACCTATGGTTAAACAAAATCAAAAGCAAATGAGAGGATAAAATCTTGATCTCATACAAGATTCTAGATTTGTTCACATTTTATAGAGATTCATTAGTTCTTTTAAGGTAGCACGTTATAGGTCATGTGCTTATATATCCCGGCTTAACGTACAAGTGCATTAGAATTTTAACGTTGTTCGTAAGAAGCAACGTGACTTCTACACTTGCAAAGGCAAATCCCATCAGAGGTGTTCACAACCTCTTTATCACTCCCCCAAAGCTATGGGTTTGTTAGTTCAACCTTACTTGGCTGCGAATTAACAGTGTAATATGTAGAGATGgaatttcttccttttgaaACTATAATACTAACCCCTAGCTCCAAAGTTCATGCACTAGAAATCACATCCACCGGACCCATGTCTTTAATATCAAAACTTTGTTTAAGAAAGCTTTTGATTTCTCTaatgatttttaaatttgaaccaaatataagcaaatCTTCTATAAAGCGTAATGACTACTTAACTAAGATCAgttacttttgaaaaaaaacataattttCAACTTTGTTATTTTTGAAACCTAATTTTTAACCTTCTTTTTGAATTATTTAGGTGCTTGTTTAAGGCCGCATAAAGATTCACTCAACACACAAACCTTGTGTTCTTGACCAAACTCAATGCAACCTTCAAGTTAatcaatataattttttttaccaaGATCACTACCGAGAAAAGTGAtattaacatccatttgatgtataTCCTTATTATGTATAGAGGCTATGACCATCATTGTTCTTATTAGAGTTAGTCTTGTTGTAGGTGAATACACATTAAAGTAATCAAGCGCTTCATTTTGACTATATCCTTTGTCCATCCATCTGGCCTTATATTTATCTATAATACTGTCAAGcttcaatttcttttcttattacCCACTTGTAGCCTATGGTTTTAGTATAAGAAGGAACAATGAATTAATAGCCACTTAATACCCACTTGAGTTGCCattgaaaaacaatgaatttatTTGTTGTGGTATTGTGGTATTGGTGAAGAAATAAGCAAGGTGTACCAAAAATGCTATCATAAGGACCGTGTCTTCCCCACTAGGATTGTAGTctcaaatttgtagatgaataTTTGGAAAACCAACCTTCGGAACACAATGCCTGActaatctgttttctttaaatcTACATACTTAGAGAAAAATGAACTAAGTTAACCCTTTATAGCTAAAAGAATACAAGAAAACCATTACAAGACATGAAAGAATGGATTCTATcctcttttcttattttatcaaatttagATGACATCTCAAAGGTTATTATTTAAGAGACATGcatgttttttaaataaattagaaTTCTTCATAATTGTTGAGTATTGAAGTGCAGTGGCTTAAAACGATTTGATAACCACCAACAAAAACGAGCGGTTTTTACTGCCCTCTATTACAGTTCTTGCTGCCGATACCTGGCAACAGAGTCttctttctgtttttgtttcttattttttccCCTGATCCGTGCTCGTTTTGTTCGATGAGCTAAAGCCATCCTTCAAATGTGCAAACACCAGAAAGTGGC
It includes:
- the LOC103718280 gene encoding probable carboxylesterase 2, encoding MDPSGGEIAVEILPFIRTYKDGRVERLLPTDFVPPSLDPTSGLTSKDVMIDRETNVSARLYLPDLASLHPSQKLPILVYFHGGGFCIGSPFWTQYHNHLNSLVTRANVVAVSVDYRLAPENPIPAAYEDSWRALQWVVSHSEGAGPEPWLAEHGDFSRVFLAGDSAGANIVHNIVMGAKARIEGVVLLHPFFWGSERMGCEKNRDDKPLLDPVTTDLMWSLVCPGAAGSDDPRLNPMAKGAPSLAGLGCGRVLVVVAERDLLRDRGRAYYEALKGSGWGGMVELFETKGEDHVFHLFEPACEKALELFQRLAGFIRGE